CTCGGCCGGGTGACCGAGCCGGGCATGGCGGACGTGTTCGTGAAGCTGGAGGGCCTGAATCCCGGCGGCTCCATCAAGGACCGCACCGCGCTGGGGCTGGTGACCGACGCCGAGGAACGCGGCGTCCTGAAGCCGGGCGGCACCCTGGTCGAGCCCACGAGCGGCAACACCGGCATCGGGCTGGCACAGGTCGCGGCGGCGCGGGGGTACCGGTTGATCCTGTGCATGCCCGCCCAGATGAGCGAGGAGCGCAAGCGCACCCTGGAAGCCTACGGCGCCCAGCTTGTGCTGACCGACCCCGAGCGCCGGATGCTCGCCGCCATCGAGGAAGCCGAGCGCATCTCCGCCGAGACGGGCGCGGTGATGCTGGGCCAGTTCTCCAACCCCGCCAACCCGCAGACCCACGAGCGCACCACCGGCCCCGAGCTGTGGGAGCAGATGGAGGGCCGCATCGACGCCTTCGTGTACGGCTCGGGCACGGGCGGCACCATCAGCGGGGTGGGGCGGTTCCTCAAGCGGCAGGACCCGGACATTCAGGTCATCGCGGTGGAGCCCGCCCGCAGCAACGTCCTCTCGGGCGGCGAGCGCGGCGAGCACGGCTTTCAGGGGATGGGGCCGGGCTTCATCCCGCCCAACCTCGACCGCTCGGTGATCGACGAGGTGATTCCGGTCTGGGAGGAGGACGCCTATCCCCTGGCCCGCCGCCTGGCCCGCGAGGAGGGTGTGTTCGTGGGCATGAGCAGCGGCGCGATGGCGTGGGCCGCGCTGGAAGTGGCCCGTCGCCTGG
This region of Deinococcus sp. HSC-46F16 genomic DNA includes:
- the cysK gene encoding cysteine synthase A: MIDALVGKTPLVQLGRVTEPGMADVFVKLEGLNPGGSIKDRTALGLVTDAEERGVLKPGGTLVEPTSGNTGIGLAQVAAARGYRLILCMPAQMSEERKRTLEAYGAQLVLTDPERRMLAAIEEAERISAETGAVMLGQFSNPANPQTHERTTGPELWEQMEGRIDAFVYGSGTGGTISGVGRFLKRQDPDIQVIAVEPARSNVLSGGERGEHGFQGMGPGFIPPNLDRSVIDEVIPVWEEDAYPLARRLAREEGVFVGMSSGAMAWAALEVARRLGPGKRVATIACDTGARYLTTSLFHPDRPGTPKGYKAYSRERVEE